In Triticum urartu cultivar G1812 chromosome 6, Tu2.1, whole genome shotgun sequence, the following proteins share a genomic window:
- the LOC125515683 gene encoding DNA-directed RNA polymerases IV and V subunit 4-like — MILILILILMIFFEEEAPPTHSKSNGKASSDSLKTGGKASSFSNGEGSKGGKAFSAGKGGKGSASNAKPAMSDAELKLQLDMSPNSILLTNCEAAEMLQKIQGHMAILSEDPKIKIPESFDKAFQYAKEGNHFTSAKLVKEILEPLKDYGVNDGEICMIANIGPETIEEVYALIPSLKATRSINEGKIAEALTALANIKASK; from the exons atgattctgattctgattttGATTCTGATG ATTTTTTTCGAAGAAGAGGCTCCCCCCACACACTCCAAGTCAAATGGGAAAGCTTCATCTGATAGCCTAAAAACTGGTGGAAAGGCTTCATCCTTTTCTAATG GAGAAGGTAGCAAAGGAGGGAAGGCATTTAGTGCTGGGAAGGGTGGGAAGGGCTCcgcatcaaatgcaaagcctGCAATGTCTGATGCAGAACTAAAGCTTCAGCTTG ATATGTCTCCAAATTCTATATTGTTAACGAACTGTGAAGCAGCAGAAATGTTGCAGAAAATTCAGGGACATATGGCTATCTTATCAGAGGATCCAAAGATAAAAATTCCCGA gTCGTTCGACAAGGCCTTTCAATATGCAAAAGAAGGAAATCACTTCACCTCTGCGAAGTTGGTGAAAGAAATCCTGGA ACCCCTTAAAGACTATGGTGTTAATGATGGCGAG ATATGCATGATAGCGAACATTGGGCCTGAGACCATTGAAGAGGTTTATGCACTCATACCGTCTCTCAAG GCCACTAGGTCGATCAATGAAGGCAAGATCGCGGAGGCCCTTACCGCCCTCGCTAACATAAAAGCCTCCAAGTGA
- the LOC125516039 gene encoding ATP synthase subunit 9, mitochondrial-like: protein MEVQAQVLRIINKKSKKEQRRKNMTRKVFYRLEMLEGAKSIGAGAATIALAGAAVGIGNILSSLIHSVARNPSLAKQSFGYAILGFAPTEAIALFAPMMAFLISFVF from the coding sequence ATGGAGGTGCAGGCCCAAGTACTTCGAATCATCAACAAGAAATCCAAGAAAGAACAGCGAAGGAAAAACATGACAAGAAAAGTGTTTTATCGACTTGAGATGTTAGAAGGTGCTAAATCAATAGGTGCTGGAGCTGCTACAATTGCTTTAGCCGGAGCTGCTGTCGGTATTGGAAACATCCTCAGTTCTTTGATTCATTCCGTGGCACGAAATCCATCATTGGCTAAACAATCATTTGGTTATGCCATTTTGGGCTTTGCTCCTACCGAAGCTATTGCATTGTTTGCCCCAATGATGGCCTTTCTGATCTCATTCGTTTTCTGA